In Scatophagus argus isolate fScaArg1 chromosome 14, fScaArg1.pri, whole genome shotgun sequence, the following proteins share a genomic window:
- the supt4h1 gene encoding transcription elongation factor SPT4: MALETVPKDLRHLRACLLCSLVKTIDQFEYDGCDNCESYLQMKGNREMVYECTSSSFDGVIAMMSPEDSWVAKWQRIGNFKPGVYAVSVTGRLPPGVVRELKSRGVIYKSRDTAVKT, translated from the exons ATGGCATTGGAGACTGTCCCCAAAGACCTCCGCCATCTGCGAGCTTGTCTTCTTTGTTCTTTAGTAAAG ACCATTGACCAGTTTGAGTACGACGGCTGTGACAACTGTGAGTCGTACCTTCAGATGAAAGGGAATCGAGAGATGGTTTATGAATGCACAAGTTCCTCATTTGATGG TGTGATCGCCATGATGAGTCCTGAGGACAGCTGGGTAGCTAAATGGCAGAGGATCG GTAACTTCAAGCCAGGTGTATATGCAGTGTCAGTCACAGGCAGACTACCTCCAG GTGTGGTGCGAGAGTTAAAAAGCAGAGGAGTGATCTACAAATCCAGAGACACAGCGGTGAAGACATGA
- the hsf5 gene encoding heat shock factor protein 5 isoform X1, translated as MDVGESPLPDTVNPNNFPAKLWRLVNNPANKAIFWDTHGDTIIIDRRLFEQQVLSPGTVPSDNADAFKTTNFSSFVRQLNLYGFKKAESSNRDKHHCSRDTGAYHYFYNPNFKRNHPELVASLRRLTVDNKAKMQAGLIVKCRPPPPYQRVIGDGKDKNVRRVSVGSSSLLIPTHQESTHLYYSDKAQAMTAHSGTPVPPRYLIRGHGAALSPTVFADKGIPLSLSHHYAGGTLGHANHGTPNFLTFSPPNAQYQPYFCSQFCQGYQPNLLASHLTGGGLQTGLLSPHSYYQARYPINILCSGDHNQDVQHKDHEEVKKSDVNLDTIFQIADEMMQTPPDSCVVRVVTPEKPDLVSVHSSKTNPASPLQANLLCAAPVIMTESGNANVATCKEQEEAVLSVPEQVPEDAIFEVTIDDAEDSQVIGVEVSNTLRVTSQAFSSCSSTGSTPDL; from the exons ATGGATGTTGGTGAAAGCCCGCTCCCTGACACCGTCAACCCCAATAACTTCCCTGCCAAACTGTGGCGTCTAGTGAACAACCCTGCAAATAAAGCCATCTTCTGGGACACCCACGGCGACACTATCATCATTGACCGACGTCTCTTCGAGCAACAGGTCCTGTCTCCGGGTACCGTCCCCTCGGACAACGCTGACGCCTTCAAGACGACCAACTTCTCCAGCTTTGTCCGTCAGCTCAATCTGTACGGCTTCAAGAAGGCCGAATCATCGAACAGAGAcaaacatcactgcagcaggGACACTGGGGcatatcattatttttacaaCCCAAACTTCAAGCGAAACCACCCTGAACTTGTTGCGAGTCTGAGGAGACTCACTGTCGACAATAAGGCCAAGATGCAGGCTGGTCTGATCGTCAAGTGTCGCCCCCCTCCTCCCTATCAGCGAGTCATTGGTGATGGcaaagataaaaatgtcagaagag TTTCTGTAGGCAGTTCTTCACTGCTTATCCCCACACATCAGGAGTCAACTCATCTGTACTATTCAGATAAAGCTCAGGCCATGACTGCACACAGTGGAACCCCAGTCCCCCCACGATACCTGATAAGGGGTCACGGTGCAGCTCTTTCTCCTACTGTCTTTGCAGACAAAGGGATACCACTGTCTTTAAGCCACCACTATGCTGGAGGAACACTAGGCCATGCAAACCATGGAACTCCAAATTTCCTCACTTTTAGTCCTCCTAATGCACAATACCAGCCTTACTTCTGTTCCCAAT TTTGCCAGGGCTACCAGCCGAACCTTTTGGCATCACATCTGACAGGTGGCGGGCTTCAGACAGGGCTGTTGTCACCCCATAGTTATTACCAG GCAAGATATCctataaatattttgtgtagCGGGGATCACAACCAGGACGTACAGCACAAAGACCATGAGGAGGTGAAAAAAAGTGATGTTAACTTGGACACAATTTTCCAGATTGCAGATGAGATGATGCAAACCCCACCTGATAGCTGTGTGGTTAGAGTTGTGACCCCAGAGAAGCCAGACCTTGTGTCAGTGCACTCCTCCAAAACAAACCCGGCCAGCCCCCTGCAAGCTAACCTTTTGTGTGCTGCACCCGTTATAATGACTGAGTCGGGCAATGCTAATGTGGCCACATGCAAAGAGCAGGAGGAAGCTGTGCTTTCAGTACCTGAACAAGTGCCTGAAGATGCCATATTTGAG GTTACCATTGATGATGCAGAGGACTCTCAGGTCATAGGTGTCGAGGTTAGCAACACACTGAGGGTTACTAGTCAGgctttcagcagctgcagcagtacaGGAAGTACACCAGATCTTTAG
- the hsf5 gene encoding heat shock factor protein 5 isoform X2, producing the protein MDVGESPLPDTVNPNNFPAKLWRLVNNPANKAIFWDTHGDTIIIDRRLFEQQVLSPGTVPSDNADAFKTTNFSSFVRQLNLYGFKKAESSNRDKHHCSRDTGAYHYFYNPNFKRNHPELVASLRRLTVDNKAKMQAGLIVKCRPPPPYQRVIGDGKDKNVRRVSVGSSSLLIPTHQESTHLYYSDKAQAMTAHSGTPVPPRYLIRGHGAALSPTVFADKGIPLSLSHHYAGGTLGHANHGTPNFLTFSPPNAQYQPYFCSQFCQGYQPNLLASHLTGGGLQTGLLSPHSYYQIADEMMQTPPDSCVVRVVTPEKPDLVSVHSSKTNPASPLQANLLCAAPVIMTESGNANVATCKEQEEAVLSVPEQVPEDAIFEVTIDDAEDSQVIGVEVSNTLRVTSQAFSSCSSTGSTPDL; encoded by the exons ATGGATGTTGGTGAAAGCCCGCTCCCTGACACCGTCAACCCCAATAACTTCCCTGCCAAACTGTGGCGTCTAGTGAACAACCCTGCAAATAAAGCCATCTTCTGGGACACCCACGGCGACACTATCATCATTGACCGACGTCTCTTCGAGCAACAGGTCCTGTCTCCGGGTACCGTCCCCTCGGACAACGCTGACGCCTTCAAGACGACCAACTTCTCCAGCTTTGTCCGTCAGCTCAATCTGTACGGCTTCAAGAAGGCCGAATCATCGAACAGAGAcaaacatcactgcagcaggGACACTGGGGcatatcattatttttacaaCCCAAACTTCAAGCGAAACCACCCTGAACTTGTTGCGAGTCTGAGGAGACTCACTGTCGACAATAAGGCCAAGATGCAGGCTGGTCTGATCGTCAAGTGTCGCCCCCCTCCTCCCTATCAGCGAGTCATTGGTGATGGcaaagataaaaatgtcagaagag TTTCTGTAGGCAGTTCTTCACTGCTTATCCCCACACATCAGGAGTCAACTCATCTGTACTATTCAGATAAAGCTCAGGCCATGACTGCACACAGTGGAACCCCAGTCCCCCCACGATACCTGATAAGGGGTCACGGTGCAGCTCTTTCTCCTACTGTCTTTGCAGACAAAGGGATACCACTGTCTTTAAGCCACCACTATGCTGGAGGAACACTAGGCCATGCAAACCATGGAACTCCAAATTTCCTCACTTTTAGTCCTCCTAATGCACAATACCAGCCTTACTTCTGTTCCCAAT TTTGCCAGGGCTACCAGCCGAACCTTTTGGCATCACATCTGACAGGTGGCGGGCTTCAGACAGGGCTGTTGTCACCCCATAGTTATTACCAG ATTGCAGATGAGATGATGCAAACCCCACCTGATAGCTGTGTGGTTAGAGTTGTGACCCCAGAGAAGCCAGACCTTGTGTCAGTGCACTCCTCCAAAACAAACCCGGCCAGCCCCCTGCAAGCTAACCTTTTGTGTGCTGCACCCGTTATAATGACTGAGTCGGGCAATGCTAATGTGGCCACATGCAAAGAGCAGGAGGAAGCTGTGCTTTCAGTACCTGAACAAGTGCCTGAAGATGCCATATTTGAG GTTACCATTGATGATGCAGAGGACTCTCAGGTCATAGGTGTCGAGGTTAGCAACACACTGAGGGTTACTAGTCAGgctttcagcagctgcagcagtacaGGAAGTACACCAGATCTTTAG